A single window of Nicotiana sylvestris chromosome 3, ASM39365v2, whole genome shotgun sequence DNA harbors:
- the LOC138887268 gene encoding uncharacterized protein has translation MLVCGIEVVIPTEVEIPSLRIIQEAELDNSEWVKSRYEQLALIDGKRMNAVCHGQLYQNRMARAFIKRVKPRQFAPGQLVLKKIFRHQDEAKGKFSPNWQGPYMVHRVLTGGALTLAEMNGKAWPKPINSDEVKRYYV, from the coding sequence ATGCTGGTTTGCGGTATAGAGGTTGTTATTcccaccgaggtagaaattccttccctaaggatcatacaggaagctgaactcgacAATtcagaatgggtgaaaagtcgttacgaacagctagctcttatagacggaaagagaatgaatgcagtttgccacggtcagctttatcagaatagaatggcCAGAGCATTCatcaaaagagtcaagccaagacaattcgcACCGGGGCAGCTAGTGCTAAAGAAGATTTTCCGGCATCAGGAcgaggccaaagggaagttctctcccaactggcagggtccgtacatggtccaccgggttctaacaggaggagccctcacaCTTGCAGAAATGAACGGAAAAGCTTGGCCGAAGCCGATAAATTCAGATGAggtgaagcgatactatgtgtaa